The following is a genomic window from Cygnus atratus isolate AKBS03 ecotype Queensland, Australia chromosome 8, CAtr_DNAZoo_HiC_assembly, whole genome shotgun sequence.
GTGCGGGGCCCCGGAGGCTTGCAGCAGCGGGCCGGCCGCCGCTCGCCACCCGCGGAGCCCTCCCGACATGGCGGCGGCCGGCCCCGAGGGGAGCGGcgcgggcaggggctgggggcgcagcccacaaaatggcggcggcgggcggaaGCGGGAATGGCCGCCGGGGGGAGGCTCCGtcatggcggcggcggggagggacGGGAAGGGAAAGGGATGGAGGGCGCCGTCTGCCGTGCGGAGGCCGCGAGGCGCTGAGGGGAGGCCGTGGTGGCTGAGGGAACAGAGGCGGCATCCCGAGGGGTGCGAGGTGCCGCGGTTTGGCCCCGCGGGCAAACCTCGAGGCCCCTCGGAGGCTGTTTTGTGCTGGCAGGCAGCGAGCCCTGACCCGTCTCAGCGCACTCCAGGCACTGTGGATATGCCTTCACAAGGCACATTTCGCGCCTGGCTGTAGTGTGGTGACAGAGACATTAAAACACCACACCTCAGGCCAGCTCCTGGCCCAGGGCAGCGCCCCGTGACGGGAGTGTGATGGCTGACACCCACGGTTAGCAGCGCTAGGGAAGCTGTGCAGGCCCCAGGGACATCATCCTGTTGGCCTTGGGTGTAATTTTGGTTCCTGGCGATCCCTGAAAGCAGCTGGTCCAGAGGGATGTTGTGCTGTCATGTGCCTGCAATGTCCTCTGTGCTCATCTGCTCCCCTTCCCCGCTGAGGGCCAGGGACGAGGGGAGAGCATCCTCAGAGGTTGGGCTGCTTGGCCATCCATGGGAGTGTGCCTGAATAAAAGATGGGAGAACAAAAGCCTGTGTCCTGTGTCATTCCAGATTCCTCAAGTCAAACTGAACGGGTGGACATCCCCCCGTGCCCAGTGACCGCCTCCTTGCTGCACTTCTCAGCCTCCTGCCTGGAGCTGGAGCTCAGtggaaattaaaaatctctgaagAGCAGTTGTAAGCACATATAAAAGTACTCCACTAGGGGAGGAGATTTCACTTCACTGACCCTCATTTTACGAGGAATtgaattatcattttaaaatataaggaAGTAAGAGTGAACccttattttattcagaaaagggATTTGAGGAAAtctttatgattattttataaCAGGGAATAAACACTGAGGTGCACTCCCATTTATAAAGGTGTGGAAATGGGAAAATCAAGGGATTAAAGGGGCTATTTTTAATGCTCCTGAGTGATTTAGGAGCACTGAAGCCACTAAATACTTGAGACGGCCCTGCAAGAGGACTCAGCATCCTGTAAAGCACTGCCCAGAGGGACAGGTCTCTCAGCAGCTCAGTACCCAAGCCAGGATCTGGCTGTGGTTTCCTGGCTCCCAAATAATGACTTCACTCCCAAACTGCCTCCACTGGTTTTGCTAGGTAATTACTTCTTCCTACGTGTTTCTCACCGCAATTAAGCGAGCAATGGAAACGCTGTTGGGAAGACATGCAGCAGTTGAGCTGCAGGTCCTGCAGGATGCTTGGTACCACGGTGGATATCCCCATGGCCATCTCCTGCTTGCTCAGCAAGTGGAAGGTTTTCACCAGGCGGTTCAGGGCCAGAGAGTTGTCCTTCACTGTTTCTATCGCTTGTTCCAGCCGCAGAAGTGAAACACTTTTCCTCCTTCCGTCAGTGACTTACTGCCTGCTGTGCTGATCAAAGAGACAAAACCATCTTGGATTGATTTGCTGGGGCGGTGTTTTAACTGTGAGGGTTTGAGGCTATAAAGGAGACATGGTCTGCAGGGAAAGCTGATATCTCTTATTAAACCAGCAGGCAGCACTGGATGAGGAGCTAAGCCTGGGGCTTTGTGCCTGAAAGCCTGTCTGTgctctattttttcctgctgtgctgggtgggGGGCAAATAAAGGTGTCAGCCCTGGCCCAGCCACACTGGCTACAGGACCTTGCcaaagcagggcaggaggtTGGTATTGGAGAAGCCAGAGTCCTGGATCCTTACTGGGtggtggaaaatatttctttccttgccaGGAGGGCAGGTGAGAGGTGAAGTCATTCAGCAGCCAAACCTCTCTCCGTTCTGTGGAGGATTTGCAGTTTGAGCCTGGGGTTCAGCATCCTGGCTGACCCTGGGCATGGTCTTACACAGTTTGGAGGGTCCGCGAGCCCAAAGTGCTGCCTCACATACCTCATCAGCTAAATTTCCTGAGAGCTTCCATTCCCTCCAGTGATGTTACTGTAATCGCACAGCTCTAGGATGATGTTTTTATGCGCAGTAAGGCAGTAATCTCAGGGCTTGTCCTAGAGCCAGCCCTCGGGAAGTTCCTGGGGGATATAACAGCACCACACATCCCCTGCCCCCTGGCAGCTACCCAAGGTGCAGGCTCTGCTGAGCAACCCCTGGGAGCTTTCAGACAGCTCCTCCTGAGCAGATGacactttgaaaataaaccaCACTGGTACAAACACAGTAATTAATCAAACAGAAGAATGCATATCATAATCCGGGGCTCAGGGCTGCCTACGATTTAGGTGCATACAGCATCTGCCAGTGTTGGGTGCCCTACATCATGGGTCACACCTTTGTAGGGAGCAGGGATGGGTTTTACACAGATGGTACCCCACTAGGGGACACCGGGTGGTGACACCATCCCCTGCATCCTCGCGGCACTTGGGCTGAACCCGTTTGTGTGACACAGGGGAATGCAGGTGCTGGGACAGCAATACTGGGTCCCTGGTGGGAGCCAGGCGTGGGCTGTGCACTTCTGCAGCCAAACTGCCCTCAGGCGCCCGCTCAGAGCCATCCCAGAGGGCTCAAGGGACCTGCTACGGGCAGGGTGGCGAGGCTCCGGGCTGCCAGGCTGGAGCCCCCGTTCCAGCCAGGATCCTCAGCTTGGCCCCACAGAACGTGGGTACCATGGCGAGGGCTGCCACGGCGTGGGCTGCCGCCACAGAGCCACCTGCGTGAGACATGGGCAGCCAGGTGAGGCCGTGTGTACATGGGGGCAGAGCCAGAATTACCAGTGCAGCTCCCAAATCAGCTGTGACCGTTTTGCACACAACAGCTGGGGACACCTAGCTCGGGATTGGGAGCACGCTGGGGTGTTGGCGTGGATGCAAGCTGCTCACACCCCGGGCTCGGGAGCatgcagctcagcagagcagctgctcctgTGGTCTGCGGGCAGTGAGGACCCAAAGCAAAGCCCAGCTTTCCCTCAGAGCTGCCTTCCAGGCCACATGCAGGCTGTGTCTGTGAAGTCCAGCCACCCAAGAGCAAACCCCTGTCTTGGTGCCTTACATCGCGATGAGCGACAGAGCCGGGACGAGCAGCGGGACGTGAGGCAGCGGTGTATGCACAGCAGTGCTCCGGCTCTGCCTTGCAGGGGAGAGCGCCAGCCTCCGGCTGGGCCGGAGCAGAGACAGGCTCACGGCAGATCCAGCTGCCCCATTTCCACTTCAAGGTGATGAAGAAGAAACGCAAACGCCAGGTAAGAGCTGGGGTCGATCCACCCTCCATGCACATTTCCTGGGGGCCAAGTGACAcaggcagcgctgccagcagcGCCCGGCTCATCCTCAcgctctcctctctcctccaggaggagaggctgggccCGGGGACGTACAACATCAGGGGCTTCCTGCAGGAGACGCGGCCCTCCAGCCTCCGGGGCATCTGCGACACACGGGAGCTGAGGTTCAGGGGTGACCGGCGGGTACGTCTCAGCCTGACTCGGGAGCTGCTGGCATCACTGTGGGCATCGTTCCCTCTTCTAGGGCTGGTCGGGGGCTGCCCACACCGTCCCGTCTCTCCCCCAGGACTGCTTCCCCGGCCCCGGCACCTATGGCCCCCGGGGGAACCCCTACAccctgctggaggagagggacAAGCGCTCCGCCAGCACGCGAGGGCTGATGGACAGCAGGACGGAGAAGTGTGCCCTACCATCAGCCATGGCACGTCCTGCCCCTCGCCCCGGGGACACATCCATGGGGTGGCCCTGTCCCCCTGCTGAGCACGGccccattgccttctcccctgtgcctgcagggcAGCGGCCTGGGGCCCGGCACCTactccctgcccagcagcatcGAGGAGGGGCTGCGGCGGGCAGGCGGCTGCATCCCCTGCCAGGTCTCGGGGGACAAGGCGAAGCCCAGCGGTGGCCGGCGGCACGACTGGGAGGTGCGTAGCCCTGGGACCACGCGCCTGGATGGGGTTTCTCAGCAAGCTGTGGCACTGCCCCCACAAAACGGGGCAGAGTATGGTGGAGAGCTGCTTTATGCCAGACCCCGTTTGAGTTTTGCTCTTTGGCTTCCTTGGGATCTGAGCGGCCGGGTGAAACAGGCTGAGCACAGGGGAGCAGGATTGTGCCCACGAGCAGTGGCAAGGCTCAGCTCTTGAGAGACGgatggggtggctgcagggacCACCAGCAGCCGAGCCCCTCACGCCGCTCCCTTGCCCCAGCAGAGGAAAGGCGCCGAGCTGAGCACTGGCACTGCCAAGGGTTTCCTGGATGAGCTGATGTcgaaggaaaacaagaagaaaggatGCTTCAGCACCCTGCCGAGGAACCCGGGCTGCCCCTCGGAGAGGATCTTCTGGGCCACGCTCAGCCAGTGCCCGAGGGATGCGGTCAGTGGGAGCGGGGTGTCCCCACCCCGTCCCCGTGGGACCTGCCTGTCCTGCTGGAGCCACCGAGCCCACCTGGGGGTGCCGGGACCCTGGGGCAGCCGTGCAGCTTTCCGCACGCAGGCTGAAGTGTAAGAGGTTTCCTTTCACACAGTATGCGGTGGGGCCCGGCTCGTACGATCCCAAGCCCGTTGAGGGATCAGCAGACTTCAACCAGCCCCCGTTCTGGTCATCTGCCAAGAGGTTTGACAGAAAGTCCGACCGCCTCTTCAATGGGAATGAGGTGAGTGAGCAGGGAACAAGGTGAGCGAGCAGGGAACACAGCAGGACAGGGACACGGGAGGTGTCAGGCTGGAAGCTCCCTCCATCGCCGTCCCTGATCCCTTGAGGGCACGCCGTGAGGGTGAGAGGACAGGCCTCACCAGCTGGAGGTCAGGTGTGTCTCTGAAGGAAGGGCAGGCTGACCTCAGCAGGaacatttttctcccccctgACTATCAAGGAAACCTGGGTGACGTGGCCAGATGCCCGTCCTCCACAC
Proteins encoded in this region:
- the LEXM gene encoding lymphocyte expansion molecule gives rise to the protein MGSQGRAPASGWAGAETGSRQIQLPHFHFKVMKKKRKRQEERLGPGTYNIRGFLQETRPSSLRGICDTRELRFRGDRRDCFPGPGTYGPRGNPYTLLEERDKRSASTRGLMDSRTEKCALPSAMGSGLGPGTYSLPSSIEEGLRRAGGCIPCQVSGDKAKPSGGRRHDWEQRKGAELSTGTAKGFLDELMSKENKKKGCFSTLPRNPGCPSERIFWATLSQCPRDAYAVGPGSYDPKPVEGSADFNQPPFWSSAKRFDRKSDRLFNGNEQHQQHVEEPMQLRALPLNPVGVGRYDVTKCENYPQKLRYQSLYLHNAQRYLSNLKQDAYLLERLRPVAKNNWRDLISAPRCPDICEEITPAFHM